Proteins from a genomic interval of Gordonia sp. SL306:
- a CDS encoding helix-turn-helix domain-containing protein: MRRSILPGTESTGDAGSLGDRSQADVTRDLPVPTARKEVLASWQRAVDTGADADKHAPRHLPPGEVHDRRHRNALADGAHRLQRVFAETTDDPDLLMGVFDADGVLLWRGGTSRWLRVADHLELVEGSRWDEESTATTAVGLVMSDHRSTRVVGQEHFNHALHSLYCAAAPIHDPRSGQLTGIVSLAGPVQGLQPSSTAFAASMAALGEHEIAGAHARSLADLRKNAGARLTGIRGPALLVDADGWVADSRGCTAPDAVAAPMEDIHQFVPGIGTCVAQQIGTGWLLRRVGPANPVVAELDLRGEPTLTVAGDGDDWQTVLTRRHAQILLLLAEASESGLTSARLSRLIFGDSGHLVTVRAEMSRLRRAVGALLTSRPYRLAPGVTLHVSEDASALDPAEAWLTTPDDGPEPLDRHHAGKHRRPA; this comes from the coding sequence ATGCGCCGATCCATACTGCCAGGTACGGAGAGTACGGGCGACGCCGGCAGCCTCGGTGATCGGTCTCAAGCCGACGTGACCCGAGATCTCCCGGTGCCCACCGCCCGCAAGGAAGTCCTCGCCTCGTGGCAACGTGCGGTCGACACCGGGGCCGACGCCGACAAACATGCACCGCGACATCTGCCTCCCGGCGAGGTCCACGACCGGCGCCACCGCAACGCACTCGCCGACGGCGCGCATCGCCTGCAACGGGTGTTCGCCGAGACCACCGACGACCCTGACCTGCTCATGGGCGTCTTCGACGCCGACGGTGTCCTGCTGTGGCGTGGCGGGACCTCGCGGTGGCTGCGGGTCGCCGACCACCTCGAACTGGTGGAGGGCAGTCGCTGGGACGAGGAATCGACCGCGACCACGGCTGTCGGGCTGGTGATGTCGGATCACCGGTCCACCCGTGTCGTCGGCCAGGAGCATTTCAATCATGCTCTGCATTCGCTCTATTGCGCCGCCGCGCCGATACACGATCCGCGTAGCGGGCAGCTGACCGGAATAGTCTCCCTGGCCGGACCGGTGCAGGGTCTGCAGCCGTCGTCGACGGCGTTCGCGGCCAGCATGGCAGCGCTCGGCGAGCACGAGATCGCCGGCGCCCACGCACGTTCTCTCGCCGACCTGCGAAAGAATGCGGGTGCACGGCTGACTGGCATCCGGGGTCCGGCACTCCTGGTGGACGCGGACGGCTGGGTGGCCGACAGCCGCGGATGTACGGCGCCCGACGCGGTGGCCGCCCCAATGGAAGACATCCATCAGTTCGTGCCGGGGATCGGGACGTGTGTCGCCCAGCAGATCGGCACCGGATGGCTCCTGCGACGCGTCGGCCCCGCGAATCCCGTTGTCGCCGAACTCGATCTACGCGGTGAACCGACGCTGACCGTGGCCGGCGACGGTGACGACTGGCAGACCGTCCTGACGCGACGGCACGCCCAGATCCTGCTCCTGCTGGCCGAGGCGTCGGAGTCGGGTCTCACCTCGGCACGATTGAGCCGATTGATCTTCGGCGATTCCGGGCACTTGGTGACGGTTCGTGCGGAGATGTCGCGGCTGCGACGTGCGGTCGGCGCCCTGCTCACCAGCCGCCCCTACCGGTTGGCCCCGGGCGTGACCCTTCATGTCTCCGAGGACGCATCCGCGCTCGATCCGGCCGAGGCCTGGCTCACGACTCCTGACGACGGGCCAGAACCGCTTGATAGACATCACGCCGGGAAGCACCGCCGCCCCGCGTGA
- a CDS encoding aminodeoxychorismate synthase component I has protein sequence MTAPALDVLRALHAHTRAAGLPPPAALIGDWWDADAVIAPSIGLRPGFAPPDDPDLFWFGYLGFPVHATESPLPIVVGGLTDEVLILRDGRWRHESIHGNACAPWIERALSEPADTVEHRWSASWVPPEPESHLAAIDRCLEAIRSGEVYQACVCTRFTGTVEGDPLEFFASITGTTMPAKSAYLQGDWGTVASFSPETFLRRTGNLVSSSPIKGTVPADAAPESLSASAKDVAENVMIVDLVRNDLGRLAVTGTVRVADLLSVVPAPGVWHLVSRVEAIVDPAVGTNELLRATFPPASVTGTPKIRAAELLADWEPSPRGVYCGAIGMAGPGHGLDLSVAIRTVAMTPDGTATLGVGGGITIDSDPAREWQECLDKAASIVGATPTAP, from the coding sequence GTGACGGCTCCGGCGCTCGACGTCCTGCGTGCGCTGCACGCGCACACGCGCGCGGCCGGACTGCCCCCGCCTGCCGCCCTGATCGGCGACTGGTGGGACGCGGACGCCGTCATCGCGCCGTCGATCGGGCTCCGCCCGGGCTTCGCGCCGCCCGACGACCCCGATCTGTTCTGGTTCGGCTATCTGGGATTTCCGGTGCACGCCACCGAATCGCCACTGCCGATCGTGGTCGGCGGGCTGACCGACGAGGTACTGATCCTCCGCGACGGCCGGTGGCGTCACGAGAGCATCCACGGAAATGCCTGTGCCCCATGGATCGAACGCGCGCTGAGCGAGCCCGCCGATACCGTGGAGCACCGGTGGTCGGCGAGCTGGGTCCCGCCCGAGCCGGAATCGCACCTCGCGGCCATCGACCGGTGCCTCGAGGCGATCCGCTCCGGCGAGGTCTATCAGGCCTGCGTGTGCACCCGCTTCACCGGGACCGTCGAGGGCGACCCACTGGAGTTCTTCGCGTCGATCACCGGAACGACGATGCCGGCGAAATCTGCCTATTTACAAGGCGATTGGGGCACCGTGGCCAGCTTCTCGCCGGAGACGTTCCTACGCCGGACCGGCAACCTCGTCTCGTCGTCGCCGATCAAGGGGACGGTACCGGCCGATGCGGCGCCGGAATCGTTGTCGGCCTCGGCGAAGGATGTCGCGGAAAACGTGATGATCGTCGACCTCGTACGCAACGACCTCGGCCGTCTCGCCGTCACCGGCACGGTCCGGGTGGCAGACCTGCTCTCGGTGGTACCGGCCCCTGGGGTGTGGCACCTGGTGTCGCGGGTGGAGGCCATCGTCGACCCTGCCGTCGGGACCAACGAGTTGTTGCGCGCGACGTTCCCGCCGGCGTCGGTCACCGGGACGCCGAAGATCCGCGCGGCCGAACTGCTCGCGGATTGGGAACCGTCACCACGGGGTGTCTACTGCGGCGCGATCGGCATGGCCGGCCCGGGACACGGTCTCGATCTCAGTGTGGCGATCCGTACCGTCGCGATGACGCCGGACGGTACGGCCACCCTCGGGGTGGGCGGTGGGATCACCATCGATTCGGATCCGGCCCGCGAATGGCAGGAGTGCCTGGACAAGGCCGCGAGTATCGTCGGGGCGACACCGACCGCGCCGTGA
- the metG gene encoding methionine--tRNA ligase gives MTDDPTRTESAVHASHGAGEPCYITTAIAYPNGAPHIGHAYEYISTDALARFKRLDGYDVRFLTGTDVHGQKMQQTAEAEGIPTADLAKRNSDRFQELQERLGSSFDRFIRTSDADHKRASEAIWQRMSDTGDIYLDTYSGWYDVRDETFYAEADTAIDEGGNRIAADSGHVLTWTEEQTYFFRLSAYQDKLLELYETHPEYVGPDVRRNEVVSFVKGGLTDLSISRTTFDWGVPVPGHPDHVMYVWVDALTNYLTGVGFPDDTATFDRYWPADLHIIGKDIIRFHCVYWPAFLMSAGIELPKRVFAHGFLFNKGEKMSKSVGNVVDPDNLIDEYGLDPVRYFFLREVSYGQDGSYSTDAIVSRINADLANEFGNLAQRSLSMIGKYFDGAIPAPGAYTAEDAALLEKAAGLLPRVRDQFDVQAIHLGIEALWSVLADTNRYISSQEPWKLAKTDLDRTATVLYVCAEVVRIVALLAQPVMPESTNRLLDLLAVDPDNRQFTAVADTLVAGTSLPKPTPIFPRYEA, from the coding sequence ATGACCGACGATCCGACGCGCACCGAATCCGCTGTTCACGCCTCGCACGGCGCAGGCGAACCGTGCTACATCACGACCGCCATCGCCTACCCCAACGGCGCTCCCCACATCGGTCACGCCTACGAGTACATCTCGACCGACGCGCTCGCCCGGTTCAAACGTCTCGACGGCTACGACGTCCGCTTCCTCACCGGCACCGATGTCCACGGGCAGAAGATGCAGCAGACGGCGGAGGCCGAAGGCATCCCGACCGCGGACCTGGCCAAGCGCAATTCCGATCGCTTCCAAGAGCTGCAGGAACGGCTCGGATCCAGCTTCGATCGATTCATCCGGACCAGCGACGCCGACCACAAGCGCGCCTCCGAAGCCATCTGGCAACGCATGTCCGATACCGGTGACATCTATCTGGACACGTACTCGGGCTGGTACGACGTCCGCGACGAGACCTTCTACGCCGAGGCCGACACCGCCATCGACGAGGGCGGCAACCGCATCGCGGCCGACAGTGGTCATGTTCTGACCTGGACCGAGGAGCAGACGTACTTCTTCCGGTTGTCGGCGTATCAGGACAAGCTGCTCGAGCTGTACGAGACCCACCCCGAGTACGTGGGTCCGGACGTGCGGCGCAACGAGGTCGTCAGCTTCGTCAAGGGCGGACTGACCGACCTGTCGATCTCGCGCACCACCTTCGACTGGGGCGTACCGGTGCCCGGTCATCCCGACCACGTCATGTACGTGTGGGTCGATGCCCTCACCAACTACCTGACGGGCGTTGGCTTCCCGGACGACACGGCGACATTCGACCGGTATTGGCCTGCCGACCTGCACATCATCGGCAAGGACATCATCCGGTTCCACTGCGTCTACTGGCCTGCCTTCCTCATGAGCGCGGGTATCGAACTGCCCAAACGCGTGTTCGCCCACGGCTTCCTGTTCAACAAGGGCGAGAAGATGAGCAAATCGGTCGGCAACGTCGTCGACCCGGACAATCTCATCGACGAGTACGGGCTCGATCCGGTGCGCTACTTCTTCCTTCGCGAGGTCTCCTACGGCCAGGACGGCTCGTACTCGACGGACGCGATCGTCAGCCGGATCAACGCCGACCTCGCCAACGAGTTCGGCAACCTGGCACAACGCAGTCTGTCGATGATCGGCAAGTACTTCGACGGTGCGATCCCCGCCCCCGGCGCGTACACCGCCGAGGACGCCGCGCTGCTGGAGAAGGCCGCGGGATTGTTGCCCAGAGTGCGGGACCAGTTCGACGTCCAGGCGATCCATCTCGGGATCGAGGCGCTGTGGTCGGTTCTCGCCGACACCAACCGCTACATCTCCTCCCAGGAGCCCTGGAAGCTGGCCAAAACCGATCTCGACCGCACCGCGACGGTGCTCTACGTGTGCGCCGAGGTGGTCCGCATCGTCGCGCTGCTGGCCCAGCCGGTGATGCCAGAGTCGACGAACCGACTGCTCGATCTGCTCGCCGTCGATCCCGACAATCGCCAGTTCACCGCCGTCGCCGACACTCTCGTCGCAGGCACCTCGTTGCCCAAGCCGACGCCGATCTTCCCGCGCTACGAGGCGTGA